In Rhodopirellula sp. P2, the DNA window AGGACTTGCTCGAACGTGTCGAGGACGTGCTTTGGAATCGACGCGGTGACGCGACCGATCGCATGCTGGACTTCGCCGAGACCGTCAAAGGCAGCGGCAAGAAGAAATCCGGCGAAGACTTGGCGTGGCGTGAGCATTCGATCGAAGAACGGATGAAGCACGCCTTGATCAAAGGCATCGACAAATACATCGTCGAAGACACCGAAGAGGCTCGGCAACACTACGACAAATGCTTGCACATCATCGAGGGCCCGTTGATGGCGGGGATGAGCGTGGTCGGTGATTTGTTCGGGCAAGGCAAAATGTTCTTGCCCCAGGTCGTCAAATCCGCCCGCGTGATGAAGAAGGCAGTGGCCTACCTTGAGCCGTTCATGGAACAGGAAAAGATCGAGGCTGGAACGCAAGATTTCAAAGCTCGCGGGAAGTTCCTGATTGCAACGGTCAAAGGCGACGTGCACGACATCGGCAAGAACATTGTGGGTGTGGTGTTGCAGTGCAATAACTACGAAGTGATCGACCTGGGCGTGATGGTTTCCAGCGAAAAAATTCTGGAAGAAGCCGTCAAGCATGACGCTGACATGATCGGTTTGTCGGGGCTGATCACACCCAGCCTCGATGAAATGGTTCATGTCGCTCGTGAGATGAAACGCATTGGCATGAAGAAGCCTCTGTTGGTCGGTGGTGCAACAACCAGTGCCAAGCACACAGCGGTTCGGATTGCACCGGCTTACGATGGTCCGGTGTTGCACGTCTTGGACGCCAGTCGCAGCGTGGGTGTCGTGGAGAAATTGCTCAGCGATGAGTCTCGCGATGCTTTCCTGGAAGCCAACGTCAATGAACAAGTGAAGTTGGTCAGCAGTTTCCGCGAGCGGAAACAGGCTTTGGTGCCTTATGAACAAGCCCTCGAGAAACGATTCCAAACGGATTGGGAGACGGTTCGCATCGACCAGCCCGAGTTCATTGGCACGAAGGTGCTCGATGATGTCCCGCTGGCCACGCTTCGCGAATACATCGATTGGTCGCCGTACTTCATGACTTGGGAATTGAAGGGCAAGTACCCGAAGATCTTCCAAGACAAAACGGTCGGTCCGATCGCCAAAGAAGTGTTCGAGAAAGCGAACAAGATGCTCGACCGAGTCATCGAAGAAAAGCTGATCCAGGCCAAGGGCGTGTACGGGTTCTGGCCGGCAGCATCCGATGGCGATGACATCATCGTCTACACCGATGAAACTCGGACGGAAGAACGCACGCGATTCCATTGCTTACGCCAGCAATGGGAACGCCGCGGACAAAAGGACTATCGTTCGTTGGCCGATTACATCGCCCCGGTTGAGAGCGGTCGCAAGGACCACCTCGGTGGTTTTGCCGTGACGGCTGGACTGGGTGCCGAAGAATTGTCGATGCGATTCAAAAAGGAACTCGATGACGAAAGCTCGATCATCGCGTCCGCGGTGGCTGATCGTTGTGCCGAAGCGTTCGCGGAGTACTTGCATCAACAGGTCCGCCAGCAATGGCAATACGGCAAGGAAGAGAACTTGTCCAACGAAGAGATGATCGCGGAAAAGTACCGTGGCATTCGACCGGCGGCAGGCTATCCCGCGTGTCCCGATCACACCGAGAAACGGACTCTGTTTGACTTGTTGGAGGCCGAGAAGAACACCGGCATCCAACTGACCGAGAGCTATGCGATGTCACCAGGAGCCAGTGTCAGCGGTCTGTACTTCTCGCACCCCGAAGCCAAGTACTTCACCGTCGACCGGATGACCAAGGACCAAATCGAATCGTACGCAGCTCGCAAAGGCTGGCCGATTTCGGAAGTCGAGCGTTGGTTGTCGCCCAACTTGGCGTATGACCCTTCGTAATCACCGATGGATGTGGTTGGTCGTGCCGTTTTGCTGAACCCTCCCCTCGCTCGACCCTCCCGGGGGACGTCGATTTTATCACTGACGTCTTCGAGGCGTCCTTCGCCCAGGACCTGAACCGTAGTGGACGAGGCGACGAGGCCTTCCCCACGCAAGGGACTTGTTGCCTCGTCCACTACCAAATGCTGCCCTTCATCAATCGACATCCCCTGCCTGCTGAGACAGAATCGGGAGGCGGAGCCTCCAAGACAGTGTGTTCCCAGGCAGAGCCTGGGAACAAGGAAACAGGGAAGAAAACCGTCAATCATTCAACCGACCCTCCCGGAGGGAGGGGAATGGGATTGTGCGGACTTGTTTCGATACCAACGTCCGGACGGAAGGTGAAGTTTAGGAAACACTGGAAATTGAGATGCAAGTGAACCGCACGTCCTCGTGTCTATTCGTCGGGGTCGCCCTCGCATTCTTGGCGCGAGGTTCGATCGTGCTGGCCAAACTGGATTCGTTGGATGCGGATCCTGATGCCTATCGAGTGATCGCGGAAACGCTGGCCCAAACCGGCACCTTTGGTTTGATGGGGGAGGGTGGGGTGGCGACACCGACCGCGTTTCGTCCGCCACTGTATCCGTGGTTGCTTTCGTTCCTCGTCGATGCCGATGGCCATTTGGCGTCTCGTTGGGTCGCCGTGTTGCATGTGTGCTTGGGAGTGTTGACGGTTGGTTTGACGTGGGACATCGCTCGCCGGTGGTGGTCGGATCGAGCGGCCTGGATCGCTGCTGCATTCGTGACAATCGATCCGATGCTGCTGTGGCAATCGACTCTGGTGATGACGGAAACCATCGCCACCGCACTGACGACGTTGGTTTGGTGGTGGTGGGTGGCGAAGCTGAATCCCAGGTCCGCGGATGTCCCCTTGAACGCTGGCACGCACGCCCACGGATGTGATCGATCGTCCTTGTGGTCCCTGGCCAACGCGGTGGTGTTCGGTGGTTTGCTATCGCTGACCGTTCTGTGCCGGCCAACGTTCTTGGTTTGGGCGGTGTTGTTGATCCCGGCCTTGTTCTTCATGGGGTCCACTTGCCGGATCCGGCGGGCGGCACGTGTCGGCGTCGTGGGGATGCTCCTCTTTGGGACGGTTGGGCTGTGGACGTTGCGGAACGTTTCGCAGCTGGGGCATCCGGTTTGGGCGACCACGCATGGTGGCTACACGTTGCTGCTGGCCAACAACGATTCGTTTTATGACTCCCTGGGCGAGTCCTCGGATGGTTGGCTGCCTTGGGATCGAACCCCATGGGATCCAGCCGAGTTCTTTGCGGAATACGAAGCCCGTGAACGGGGCGCCGATGAGGTGTCGGATGATCGCGTCGCCTATGAAATGGCCAAGTCCACCATCTTGAATCGGCCGGCGATGTTCGCGTGGTCTTGTGTGGTGAGAGCAGCGAGGCTCTGGCACCCGTTCCCTGCCCGCACACCCGATCGATCGATGCTGGTTGTGCTGGTGATCGGGTTGTATCAAACCGGTTTGTTGTTCTTGGCTGGGGGGGGGATTGGCAAGCATTGGCGTTCGTGGCGGCAAGTCAACGCTTGGCCTGTGTTCGCGTTGATCATCACGCTGACCGCGGTGCACAGTGTGTACTGGAGCAACCCCAGAATGCGTTCGCCAGTCATTCCCATGTTGGCGGTTGCAGCAGCGTGTTGGATGGTGCCCAAGCAAGCGGATCGAACCAAACCGACGTAGCCGGACACCGTAGGCCAGGTTCTACCTGGCGATCGTGATTGACTGCTCCGTCGGAAGCTTGCAATGGATCGTGTTGTTGACGTCTCGCTTTGTTCCAAAGCATCGGCTGGGTTTCCAGGTGGGACCTGGACGACGAGCTCCATTCATAACCTGCTGCGTCAGCAGGATGATTCAACAGCCGTCCGAATTCTTGGCGAATCCGGCTACGGTTTCTTTGATGGAGTCAGCGTTGTTCGAGCAGGGATCGTTGACGCTCGTATTTGTAGCCGGGGACGAAAAAACATCCCGCGGCGACGACGCCAAAGATCAGGTGCGCCGCGGAGGGGAACACCGCCATCGCCACGGACGTCGCCAGCAAGAGCACGGTTTGGATGTAGAACGCACCGCTCAACATTCCGGCTTTGATCAAGAATACCATGGCGGTGATCACGCCCAGCATCGGTGCCAATCGCAATGGTTCCAGTCCGATCCACCATTCCAACGGAAACAGCAAAGCGGTCGCAATCAGGCTGGCGCCCCACACATGAGCGACTTGTCGTTCGATGAAGGTGACCGGCCCCATGCGTTGGCGTAGTTTCCAAAACACGGCGGCCCAGGCGCTCAGCCCGATCACCCACACGGCGATGTAGATCCAACGCTCATTGATTCCCGCCAGCGCCATCTGCCAAGTCATCAGGCTGGCGACCAACAGCACCAGCGAATGCCACATCCAAAGCAGACCCCATTTTTCGAGCACGGCCGCATGATGCGTTTCGCGAAAGACTCGGGCGATGACTTGGTTGAAGTGGCCACTGCGAGCATCGACTCGTTCGTCGGCGAGGTAGGCTTCGATGTCTTTGGCGAGAGCTTCCGCGGTCGGGTAACGCAGATCGGCTGGCTTTTGCAGGCACCGAATGGTGATCATTTCCAGGTCCCGGTCCAAACTTGGACGCAGCGCCCGTGGTGGCGTGGGGTCTTGTTCGGTGACCAACATCACCAGTTCCATCGGCGATTCGGCGACGAAGGGTGCCCGTCCGGTCAGGGCGAAATACAGCACACAGCCGAGCGAATACACATCGCTGGCGGGACCGATGTCACCGCGACGACCGCCGGCTTGTTCCGGTGACATGTACGCCGGAGTTCCGACCAACATCCCGGTCCGCGTCAGATCCATCTTGGCACCGACTTGCTTGGCCAACCCGAAATCCGTGATCATCGGACGTTCGTCATCGGCGATCAGGATGTTGCCGGGTTTGATGTCGCGGTGCAGGATGCCGGCTTCATGAGCCACCGCGACAGCGCGCGCGATTTGAGCGACCATGCGGGCTGCCTCACGAGGCGCCATCGGGCCGGAGGCGACTCGTTGGGACAGCGTTTGTCCTTCGATGAACTGCATGCTGAAGAACGGGCGCCCCTCAATGTCGCCGACTTCGTACACCGGCACGATGCTGGGGTGATCCAGCGATGCTGTTGCAGCGGCTTCCGCCATGAACCGTTGCAGGTCCGCGTCGCTGGCCAAGCGACCGCGAAGGATCATCTTGATCGCGACTTCTCGATCGAGCGACCGCTGGCGGGCGCGAAAGACCACGCCCATGCCGCCACGGCCGACCTCCTCCAGCAGGTCAAAGTCACCGATCGTGGTTGGCAAACGCAGACTGCGCCAGCGACTGGATGAATCTTCGATTGGCGATTCTTGCGGGCCTTCTGGAGGGAGTTCGTCGTGAGCGACTCCGGCGGTGTCGGTGACCAAGACGGCACCCCAAAGCTCTCGCAGATCTTTCGCGAGCGTTGGATGCTGAGAGCAGGTCGCATTGAAATCGACAGGCCGGCCCTGGCAGACTTGGTCGGTCAATTCCGCCAACACATTGGCAAGGTACTGGTCGTGTGATTCCGCGTTCTCAGGCGACGATGCCTGCACCGCGGGAACAGCGTCGCTGGCGGACAAGGGAGGCCTGGGCGGGTCGGGCCTGGGCGGGTCAGGTTGCGAGGTCATCGACGCCTCAACCCTGCGAGTCAGTGTCGGCGCCGAAGTTTTCTTTGTCTTCCTCAAGCACCGCTTTCAATCGCCGCACGGCTCGCAAGTAACGCATGCTGGCGGCGGGCGGATTGAGGTCGAGGACTTCCGCGATCTCGAGGTTGGAAAGGTGTTCGTAGTGACGCATCAAAATCACTTCGCGGTCGCCCTCGTCCAACTTTTGAATGGCGGCTTCCACCTGAGCAGCAATTTCTCGCTGGGTCGCGACGGCGGCGGGCGTCATCGCAGGGTCGCACAACTGGATCGCCAAATTCACAGACGATTCATCCACCCGTCCCCCGCCCGCGATCGGTTGCTCGCGGTCCATGTTGCGTTTGGCGCTGACACGGTGGCGACGGTAGGTGTCGATGATGTGGTCCCAAGCGATCTGCCGGAGCCACAAATGGAACGCCATCACAGGGTCGTCCAGGTACTTCTGAAGCCGACCACTGGCTTCGACCAAAACCTCCTGAACAACATCGCTGACGTCCACTCGGCGTTGGACTTTTCGGTCCAAGCGGACCTCCACCAGGCGACGGATGGGGCCGCGGTGTCGGTCGAGCAATTGGTTGACGGCTTCGGGATCGCCCTGGCGTGCGGCTTGAAGCAGCACTTCAGTGTTGTCGCCCGAGGGCCATAAAGATTGGGTCATGGTCACGCTCCAATCCCATGGTAGCGTGTCGGAAATGGGGGCAGGCGTTCCCCGCTCACTTCCATTCGCGAATTTGGATGTTCTTGAACCAAACTTTCATCGCGGGGCCTTGGTGCAGTTGCAATGCGATGACGCCGGAGTCGGCTTTTTTACCCGGTTGTTGATCAACCACGCGGATCATCAAGGTTTCGTTGATGAACTGCTCGAGTTGGTTGTCACGAACCAAGATTCGGTAGTCATTCCATTCGCCCAGGTGGATGCTGTTGGCGAGTTCTTCGGCGGTCGCGAATTGTTCGGTCGTCTTTTCGCCAGTCGCCCAAATGGTGGTTTGTTGTCCGCGAGTGGCCAGGATTCCACGACCTTTCTCTTCGTACAAGATGCCCGCGAAACGGTTGGTCGCATCGATGTCGGCTTGGTAACCGCCGACGATGAATTTCTCTTCGTCGAGGACTTGGCTGCGGTACTGGATGCCCGAGTTGCCGCCAATCATTTTGAATTGCAGTGTCAGCTCAAAGCTGCCTTTGACCGGGCGATCGAGAATCAAAAACGTGTTTTGTTTGATCGGTGCTTCGTCGGTGGTTTGACCGTGGATGGCTCCGTCCTCGACCGACCACAGATCGTCGCGTCCCCGCCATCCATCGAGGGTTTTGCCATTGAACAAGGTGATGGTTTTGGCACCCTGCATTGATTTCGCCAAGGCAACCTTCTCGCTGTCTTGGGCGTTGGCGGGTGAAACCGCGACGGCGGCGACAAGGGTCAGGAAGCAAAGAACGCGGTTCACGGTTGAGCTCATGAGGTGGGTCCAGGAAGGTAGGTTTGTTAGGAAGGAGACACCAAGGACCGGCAGTTTAACCGGAGGGATGTGTCGATGTTGGCTGGCAACATCAAAGCGGCAATCGTTTTTCGCCCATTGGAAGCGGCGTCCGGCGGGATCGTGGTCGAGCGATCTCTATGAATCTTCACCGAGGTTGAACAGGTGCCGCAACGCTTCCAGCAGCCCTCGCGAGTGACCGTCGGCGGCGTCATCTCGCAGCGATGCCATGGGCGGGTGCAGCAATTTGTTGGTCAGTCGATCGAATGATTTTTCGATCTCTTTTTGCATGGCGGTGTCGGTGGAACCATTGAGTTTTCCGAACAGGCGTTGCAGTTCTTCGGTTTTGACTTGGTCGGCTCGTTCACGAAGCCGACGAATGACTGGCCCGGTCGACCGCTGTTGCAACGATTGAAAGAACCCATCGACTTCTTCATCGATGATCTTCTTCGCCTTGGGCCACTGTTTTTCGCGTTCACGACGGTTGCGATTGCAAGCGGCTTGGAGGTCGTCGATCTGGTACAGGTACACGCCGGGCTCATCGCCAATGATCGGATCAAAATCTCGCGGGACGGCCAAGTCCAGGACCAGCATGATGCGGCCTTCTCGTTTGGCGTTCAGGGCCGCAAAGGTGGCGGCGTCGACAATCGGTTCCTCGGCCGAGGTCGTTCCAATCAGCAGATCCGCGCGAATGATTTGGTCGGATAAATTCTCCATCAACTCGGCTTCGGCACCAAACTCCGCGGCCAGCTTTTGAGCTCGATCGAGGCTTCGGTTGACAACGCACAGATTGTCGGCGCCGCCATTTTTGAGGTACCGAAGTGTTTCCTCGGCCATCTCACCGGCACCGCACAGGACCACGCGTTTGCCTTGCAGACGATTGAAGACCTCGGGGACAACTTCCCCGATCGCGACGCTGGGAACACTCAGTCGGCGACGGTGGATGCTGGTTTCGGTTTGGACCCGTTTCGCGGTTCGGTTGGCGGCTTGGAACACGCCGTGGGTGATGGGGCCGGTGCGCTCGGCTTCGTTGGCCAAGTCATAGGACTGTTTGACCTGGGATAAAATCTGAGCTTCTCCAACGACCATGCTGTCCAAACTGGCGGCGACCAAGAACAGGTGTTCGACGGCTTCACGGCCTTCTCGAAGGATCATGTGATTGGCGACAAAGTCACGCGATTGATTCAAACAATCAGCGACCAAATCGATCAAATCATCGGACTGCAGGAAGCCTGGGCTGCTGCCAGCTCCATACAACTCGACCCGGTTGCAGGTGCTGAGCAAGACCAATTCCGCACCGGCGAAGCGTTGCCCAAACATTTCGAAGGTGCGACTGATCTCGACTTCGGTGAACGACAGCTGTTCGCGAATTTCAACGGCAGCGTCGTGGTGGCTGCACCCGATCATCTTCAGCGTCATGACTGGCCTCGCGGCACAATCGTTTCCATGGCCGCTTCGTTGTCGAGTGACTCACTGCTGGCGTCGACGTCTGGCTTGGATGGTTGGACGGGGGAGTTGGATTGGTCGGCACCGTGGGAACTGGAAAGCACCCCGGTCATGGCGAGCACCAAGAATCCAAAGCTGGCCAGGGTCAGGTAGGCGATTTTGCGACCGCGACTGGCGGGAGCGTAGATGTATTCGACCAACGTGGCGGTCACCAACCACAGGAACAGCACGCCTGACAGGATGATTCCGCCATCGGTCCAGGGGATCATGCCGAGTCGGTTCCAGTTCATGACAACGCCGGAGACCAGCCCCACGCCAACCGAAGCGGTGCTGATGACCAAGCAGCTTCGATTGAGGTTTTGCAGTGTTTCCAGTGTCGGCAACCTCAAGGACGAACCGGCTTGTTTGCGTTTCAGACGCCAAGACTGGACCAAGTACATCGCCCCGGCCAAAAAGCCGACCAGCACGGCAGCCGAGCCCAGCATCATGGAGACCCCGTGGACGCCCCGCCACACCTCCACCGCTTCATTTCGCTCGAACGCGGGCAGGTTGCTGACCAGTCGGGAAAGCGCAATCATCGCCAGAATGGCCGGCAGGAAAAACAGCCCGATGATCGTGTCCGGCCGTCTCAAATAGAACGCGAAAAAGGCGATGGCCAGTCCCAACGCGACCATCAGCGACCAATCCGTCCAGGTTGCCAGGCGTCCGATGTTGGCTTCGTTGCTGATCGAGGCGGCTCGCAGAGCCAAGTAGGTGACGTGGGTGAAAATCCCCAGTCCCATCATCACAACGACGGCCAGGCCACGACCCGGGACCCGGCCTAGAAAACGCAGCGCTTCCAGGACCAGCACCACGAGGTAGCTGGCGGAGAAACAAGTGACTGAAATTTGACGCAATAGTTCCATGATGACTGTATCCTACACCGACCTGAAAAATTGTCAGCCTGGAGAGGGATCGCTCACCAGGGTTGTTGCAGGAATGCCTGGATTTGGAGAGCACCGTCGGTGCCCATTCGCACCCGGATGGCTCCTTCTCGGGAGGTCACGTGCACACCGCCTCCGGCCGCGGACAGCATGGCGGTGACCTCGGGTTTGGCGGCCCTTTGGCCTCCGCTGACAACCGTTTCCAATGGCCGTGCCCATTGAAGAACCGCCTCGGCATCCATCCGCAGGCTGCCATGATGAGGTGCCATCATCACCCCTCCGGGCGGTGGGCGAGGTGTGTTGGTCAACACCGCAGTTCCGGGGGGCTCCAAGTCACCGGGCAACAATAGCACGCGTTCGCCCCAGTCGATTCTCAACACCAATGAATTCGCGTTGTCGTTGGCGTCCATTCGTTCTCGGGGTGGATGCAGCACTTCCAACTGATCCAGCCAACTCGGTTGGCCGCGTCGAATTCGTTGACCGCGGCTGACTTCTTGCACCGGAATTTGGTGGCGGCGGATCGTTTCGGAGGCCCTGGCCAAGGCACTGCCGTCGCCCTCAAAAAAGCCGGGCGGAACGAGCACCATGCCAATCGAGAATCGCTCGGCCAATCCCGGCAATGCGTTGTAGTGATCGGTGTCCGCATGCGACAGAAAAATTCCATCGATGCGGGTGGCTCCCAGCGACCACAGCGCGTCCTCGATGTTTCGGCTGGTCGCATTGGCGTTCCCCATCCAGCCACAATCGTACAGCCAGATCTCTTGGCGGTTGGGACGTAGGATCGTCGCGGTGCCATGTCCCACGTCCACAAAAGTTGCTTCCAAGGTTTGGTCGGGGAGTTCCGCCGGAGAGGTTGCCAACGCAAACGCGATCCCAATCCACCCCACCAGCAAACCGGCTTCGAGCACGCGGCGGCGAATGCCGCGGGACGTGACGATCGGCCGCATTGCCGCCCAGGCCACCAATCCCACGTAGAACGTGATGACCCAGGGAGTTGGTGGGGACGGAAGCCAAAAGTGACCACCGGGTAGGTCGGCCGCTGAATCGATCACCCACTGCATGATCGCAAGGAGCTTCCCGCAGATCCCTCCGGGAATCCAAGCCAGTGAGGGAAGCGACCATCCGGCCAAGATCGTCAGGACTCCGGCGGACAACGCGAGGGCCATCAGCGGCGACAGCATCACGTTGACGATCACGCTGATCGGCGAGACGACATGGAACTGCGACCACACCAGGGGCAGAGCCATCAGCGTGACCGCGCCGCTGTACCACAGCACTCGGCCGGTCCACGAGGCGATGAATGACAGGGCCCTTCGCCACGCCGCTTGAGATCGCTGGGCCAGTTCGTCAAAGCGTTCCTCCACGCGAATCGTTTCCGCCGCCGGTGTCAGTGCGTTGGAAAAGGGGCGTCCGCAAAGCAACAGGGTGGCGACGGCCAAAAACGACAGTTGCACGCCGATCCCAAAAATCTCGGCTGGCATCCAGACCATCAGGATGATGGCCGCCAAGGACAGGGAATTCAGCGGGTGATGGGGACGCGCAAGCAACCTGGCCAGAATAACCGTCGACAACAAAATCGCGGCTCGGGTCACCGGCGGCCGAGCCCCGGTGATGGCCACGTAGAACAGCATCACGATCACGATCAAGGTGACCGAACCAGCGATCGGCAATCGCAGCAGCCCCGCCACCACGCCCGTCAACAAGACGATGATGCCCAAATGCAATCCGCTGACGGACAACAGGTGCGCGGTGCCTGTTACCAGCAAGCGTTCATTGGTGGTTCGGTCCAGGAAATCACGTTGCCCCAGGGTCAACGCGAGCGCCAGCCCACGCTGAGAGGGTTCGATCTGATTCAGGATGGTGTCTCGAGCCGAGGCGGCTCGATCGGCCAGCCAACGTTGCAGCCAAACGTTCCAGGAGTGCTGCCCGTTTGCATCGCCAGCGTTCGGTAGCTGTTCGACTTGATCGGCCGAGCCCACTCGCATCCGAGCATGAACGTTTTGTCGCCGTGCTGCGATCCGTTGGTCGGTTTCCCCCGGGTTGCTGGGGGGAGGAATGGCAGCGATCCGACCGTACAGCTTGACCGTATCGCCCGGCCGCAGGTCCTGTCGTTCTGCATCGACCATGACCATCACGCGGCCGGTGATCGGAACAGGTTGGGTCCCTCGTCGCATGGTCACCACCCGAACGACCAATCGAGTTTGGTACTGCACGTCGTGGTGACCGTTGGGGCCGGAACCCATGCCTGTGACGCCGGACGTCCGCGCGACGGTGTTCTCCAGAGCATCGCGTTGCAAGCGAACCGGTTCGTCGATCACGGCAACCATGACGGTTGGTTCTTCTTCAATCGTCAGAACATCCCGGATGGTTGCCGAGGCGTATTGCCATTCATCCAACGCATGCCGGCCCGCGAAAGTGAACAGGATGAATCCAAACCAGCATGCCGTTCGAAGGCGGGTGAGAAGAGTTGGTCGGGTGCGAAGTGAGTTGGAAAGTTTGGGGGCGGCAACCCAGGCGACCCACCAGACCAACACCATCGCGCACATTGTCCCAAGCCAGACCTGCATGGACTGAGGGAAAACGCGGTCGAGCAACAGCCCACTCAATCCCGTTGCCGCAAACATCGTCAGCGGTTGGCGACTGGGAAGCTCGGCCAGGTGACGAGTCGAGAGACTGCCTTGCCGCATTCTGAAGTCAAATCCTTGAGAATAGTTGAGAGCGAAGGACTGCAGGTCGGATAACCGGCACAACCGGTGAGGTGCCGCGCCCTTTCTGTTTGCCTGGTCGGCAAACTCGCCGGAAAGCTCAGCCCTGGCCTAACCCGCGTGCTACTCATTGTACGGCCAAGAACTCTCGGTCACACGCTTCTCGATCTTTGAGGGATTGGACAAATCGTCCGCATCCCAACTCTTCGCACCGTTTCTTATTGCACGAGGAAACCCATGCCAACGACTGTCAAAA includes these proteins:
- the metH gene encoding methionine synthase translates to MLQASSTDQLLAELIRERILMLDGAMGTMIQRLGLDEAAVRGDRFADHNKDLKNFSDILCLTHPEKITEIHSQYYESGSDIVETNSFGASPIGMVEFGLPLELVHEINVAAVACARKAAEQWTAKTPDKPRFVAGSIGPTTMQLAISTNVDDGAFRATTFDKLADSYYAQVKSLCEAGVDILLPETAIDTLNLKSCLFAIQRYFDEGGRRVPVMVSGTFGNGGRTFVSGQSVEAFVTALSHFPMLSIGMNCALGPDIMRPHVEEMSKATGLPISCHPNAGLPNEMGAFDLAPKPMAEIVGEYADNGWINILGGCCGTTPDHIRAMTERVKDCKPKQEDKGGPVWTRLSGQLPMVMRPEIPFTMVGERTNVTGSRKFARLIRDEKYDEAVEVAREQVENGATIIDVNFDDALLDGVEAMTRFLRLIAGDSVVAAVPLMIDSSRWEVIEAGLQNVQGKAIVNSISLKDGEEEFLRRARLVRQYGAATVVMAFDEEGQAADEDNKVRICKRAYDLLVNQVHFPPEDIIFDPNILTVATGMEEHNNYAVDFVNAVERIKKECPGAKTSGGVSNISFSFRGNDPVREAIHSAFLYRAVKAGLDMGIVNAGQLEVYEEIPKDLLERVEDVLWNRRGDATDRMLDFAETVKGSGKKKSGEDLAWREHSIEERMKHALIKGIDKYIVEDTEEARQHYDKCLHIIEGPLMAGMSVVGDLFGQGKMFLPQVVKSARVMKKAVAYLEPFMEQEKIEAGTQDFKARGKFLIATVKGDVHDIGKNIVGVVLQCNNYEVIDLGVMVSSEKILEEAVKHDADMIGLSGLITPSLDEMVHVAREMKRIGMKKPLLVGGATTSAKHTAVRIAPAYDGPVLHVLDASRSVGVVEKLLSDESRDAFLEANVNEQVKLVSSFRERKQALVPYEQALEKRFQTDWETVRIDQPEFIGTKVLDDVPLATLREYIDWSPYFMTWELKGKYPKIFQDKTVGPIAKEVFEKANKMLDRVIEEKLIQAKGVYGFWPAASDGDDIIVYTDETRTEERTRFHCLRQQWERRGQKDYRSLADYIAPVESGRKDHLGGFAVTAGLGAEELSMRFKKELDDESSIIASAVADRCAEAFAEYLHQQVRQQWQYGKEENLSNEEMIAEKYRGIRPAAGYPACPDHTEKRTLFDLLEAEKNTGIQLTESYAMSPGASVSGLYFSHPEAKYFTVDRMTKDQIESYAARKGWPISEVERWLSPNLAYDPS
- a CDS encoding ArnT family glycosyltransferase, which gives rise to MQVNRTSSCLFVGVALAFLARGSIVLAKLDSLDADPDAYRVIAETLAQTGTFGLMGEGGVATPTAFRPPLYPWLLSFLVDADGHLASRWVAVLHVCLGVLTVGLTWDIARRWWSDRAAWIAAAFVTIDPMLLWQSTLVMTETIATALTTLVWWWWVAKLNPRSADVPLNAGTHAHGCDRSSLWSLANAVVFGGLLSLTVLCRPTFLVWAVLLIPALFFMGSTCRIRRAARVGVVGMLLFGTVGLWTLRNVSQLGHPVWATTHGGYTLLLANNDSFYDSLGESSDGWLPWDRTPWDPAEFFAEYEARERGADEVSDDRVAYEMAKSTILNRPAMFAWSCVVRAARLWHPFPARTPDRSMLVVLVIGLYQTGLLFLAGGGIGKHWRSWRQVNAWPVFALIITLTAVHSVYWSNPRMRSPVIPMLAVAAACWMVPKQADRTKPT
- a CDS encoding serine/threonine-protein kinase; this translates as MTSQPDPPRPDPPRPPLSASDAVPAVQASSPENAESHDQYLANVLAELTDQVCQGRPVDFNATCSQHPTLAKDLRELWGAVLVTDTAGVAHDELPPEGPQESPIEDSSSRWRSLRLPTTIGDFDLLEEVGRGGMGVVFRARQRSLDREVAIKMILRGRLASDADLQRFMAEAAATASLDHPSIVPVYEVGDIEGRPFFSMQFIEGQTLSQRVASGPMAPREAARMVAQIARAVAVAHEAGILHRDIKPGNILIADDERPMITDFGLAKQVGAKMDLTRTGMLVGTPAYMSPEQAGGRRGDIGPASDVYSLGCVLYFALTGRAPFVAESPMELVMLVTEQDPTPPRALRPSLDRDLEMITIRCLQKPADLRYPTAEALAKDIEAYLADERVDARSGHFNQVIARVFRETHHAAVLEKWGLLWMWHSLVLLVASLMTWQMALAGINERWIYIAVWVIGLSAWAAVFWKLRQRMGPVTFIERQVAHVWGASLIATALLFPLEWWIGLEPLRLAPMLGVITAMVFLIKAGMLSGAFYIQTVLLLATSVAMAVFPSAAHLIFGVVAAGCFFVPGYKYERQRSLLEQR
- a CDS encoding sigma-70 family RNA polymerase sigma factor, whose protein sequence is MTQSLWPSGDNTEVLLQAARQGDPEAVNQLLDRHRGPIRRLVEVRLDRKVQRRVDVSDVVQEVLVEASGRLQKYLDDPVMAFHLWLRQIAWDHIIDTYRRHRVSAKRNMDREQPIAGGGRVDESSVNLAIQLCDPAMTPAAVATQREIAAQVEAAIQKLDEGDREVILMRHYEHLSNLEIAEVLDLNPPAASMRYLRAVRRLKAVLEEDKENFGADTDSQG
- a CDS encoding 3-keto-disaccharide hydrolase encodes the protein MNRVLCFLTLVAAVAVSPANAQDSEKVALAKSMQGAKTITLFNGKTLDGWRGRDDLWSVEDGAIHGQTTDEAPIKQNTFLILDRPVKGSFELTLQFKMIGGNSGIQYRSQVLDEEKFIVGGYQADIDATNRFAGILYEEKGRGILATRGQQTTIWATGEKTTEQFATAEELANSIHLGEWNDYRILVRDNQLEQFINETLMIRVVDQQPGKKADSGVIALQLHQGPAMKVWFKNIQIREWK
- the hemA gene encoding glutamyl-tRNA reductase; this translates as MTLKMIGCSHHDAAVEIREQLSFTEVEISRTFEMFGQRFAGAELVLLSTCNRVELYGAGSSPGFLQSDDLIDLVADCLNQSRDFVANHMILREGREAVEHLFLVAASLDSMVVGEAQILSQVKQSYDLANEAERTGPITHGVFQAANRTAKRVQTETSIHRRRLSVPSVAIGEVVPEVFNRLQGKRVVLCGAGEMAEETLRYLKNGGADNLCVVNRSLDRAQKLAAEFGAEAELMENLSDQIIRADLLIGTTSAEEPIVDAATFAALNAKREGRIMLVLDLAVPRDFDPIIGDEPGVYLYQIDDLQAACNRNRREREKQWPKAKKIIDEEVDGFFQSLQQRSTGPVIRRLRERADQVKTEELQRLFGKLNGSTDTAMQKEIEKSFDRLTNKLLHPPMASLRDDAADGHSRGLLEALRHLFNLGEDS